The Lycium barbarum isolate Lr01 chromosome 12, ASM1917538v2, whole genome shotgun sequence genome includes a region encoding these proteins:
- the LOC132624750 gene encoding uncharacterized protein LOC132624750, which translates to MEEPTCTNTQAEAMVIVQALRYMKERQYQQIIIETDSLLLKNIILKVWEIPWQIIEMVEEIWRLMNNKIVRVIHIMREGNMLADHLANLALDHGEVDSESFQELGIQGRRWINNDKLQLPYLRIRPCKR; encoded by the coding sequence ATGGAAGAACCAACTTGTACTAATACTCAGGCAGAAGCTATGGTTATAGTACAAGCTCTAAGATATATGAAGGAAAGGCAGTATCAGCAGATTATAATTGAAACAGACTCTCTTTTATTAAAGAATATCATACTCAAAGTTTGGGAAATTCCCTGGCAGATAATTGAAATGGTGGAGGAAATCTGGAGATTAATGAATAATAAAATAGTTAGGGTGATACATATAATGAGAGAGGGTAATATGCTAGCAGATCACCTGGCTAATTTGGCACTAGATCATGGAGAAGTGGATTCAGAATCTTTCCAGGAGTTGGGAATTCAAGGGAGGAGATGGATTAACAATGATAAGTTACAATTACCATACTTAAGGATCAGACCATGCAAGAGATGA